One Myxococcales bacterium genomic window carries:
- a CDS encoding DUF1329 domain-containing protein — protein MSFSPSLVTAGLPDEGDCPEVSLDPERDETREDAVAIAIKPGMVLQLEDLILLRQLIPAEFWLHREVFFHEGMRLEIGPCHRRYPVPAFYRSASAKFAGQARIDKDGNLANYTAGLPFDPDQIDPKDPDAGAKWAFDLEQRYIGSGFRGAFRITDFPNRVGSVHVYDGKFFLLKVSHRADLADQDYHIPKKQKMALAAGGEFLRPFNARHLAWRQFRPTKADKRYSEPDDIFAYIPTMRKVRRAAINWVDGLYVPRYSVTGDDGGGHLVFGAGGSISPTAGRSIAVSEDMRRGMIGITLRANAYLWRVLGETDVLAPINASQSGYPTFSERNFGPSGLSFANDRWDLRHAVILEGALRVPNLDVAFVKIYLDYQTLQPLYWITRTSRQRLLDVGALAYQFSDDSVAAPTWPGGELASAFLPVAAAFYDAGARAGGWRRESYDMETAAVSRDEERAMTTSDSLGRGR, from the coding sequence CGGTCGCAATCGCGATCAAACCGGGCATGGTGTTGCAGCTGGAAGACCTGATCCTCCTCCGGCAGTTGATTCCCGCGGAATTCTGGCTGCATCGCGAAGTCTTCTTTCACGAGGGGATGCGACTGGAAATCGGACCCTGTCACCGCCGCTATCCAGTCCCCGCCTTCTACCGGTCGGCCAGCGCCAAGTTTGCAGGCCAGGCCCGGATCGACAAAGACGGGAACCTCGCAAACTACACAGCGGGCCTTCCCTTCGACCCCGATCAGATCGACCCCAAAGACCCTGATGCCGGCGCCAAGTGGGCATTCGATCTCGAGCAGCGATATATCGGCTCGGGTTTTCGGGGCGCGTTCCGGATTACCGACTTTCCCAACCGCGTGGGCAGCGTGCACGTGTACGACGGAAAGTTTTTCTTGCTCAAGGTGTCCCACCGGGCAGATCTCGCCGATCAGGACTACCACATCCCCAAAAAACAAAAGATGGCGCTAGCCGCCGGCGGCGAGTTCCTGCGCCCCTTCAACGCCCGGCATCTGGCGTGGCGTCAGTTTCGACCCACAAAGGCCGACAAACGCTACAGCGAGCCGGACGACATTTTCGCGTACATCCCGACCATGAGGAAGGTGCGACGCGCCGCAATCAACTGGGTCGATGGACTCTACGTTCCCCGCTACAGCGTGACCGGTGACGACGGGGGTGGGCACCTCGTCTTTGGAGCCGGCGGTTCGATCAGTCCGACTGCCGGACGTTCGATCGCAGTCTCTGAAGACATGCGTCGCGGAATGATCGGCATCACCCTGCGCGCCAACGCCTACCTCTGGCGCGTATTGGGAGAAACCGACGTCCTCGCCCCCATCAACGCAAGCCAAAGCGGCTACCCGACTTTCTCCGAAAGAAACTTCGGCCCGAGCGGCCTGTCCTTCGCCAACGACCGCTGGGACCTGCGCCATGCGGTCATCCTGGAGGGAGCCCTCCGAGTCCCAAATCTCGACGTCGCGTTCGTAAAGATCTACCTCGACTACCAGACGTTGCAACCGCTCTATTGGATTACCCGGACGAGCCGCCAACGTCTACTCGACGTTGGCGCCCTGGCGTATCAATTCAGCGACGATTCCGTTGCTGCCCCCACGTGGCCGGGAGGGGAACTCGCATCGGCCTTCCTGCCGGTGGCCGCCGCGTTTTATGATGCAGGAGCGAGAGCGGGAGGTTGGCGTCGCGAGTCGTATGACATGGAGACTGCGGCTGTGAGTAGAGATGAAGAACGCGCGATGACGACTTCGGATAGTTTGGGGCGGGGAAGGTGA
- a CDS encoding transposase encodes MEVRKTFAQGCERGDFRLVEYSIQHNHLHMIVEAESQDALSRGMKSIAARFALAVNRVFKRTGQVIAGRYHVQLLTSPQQVRNALRYVLLNIRKHFKQRNGHAPPVKIDEASSGSQFDGWRASSESLRVKASIQEDVGVAKAASWLLSKGWRRRGLIDLSAIPG; translated from the coding sequence ATGGAAGTCCGGAAGACCTTCGCCCAGGGGTGTGAGCGCGGCGACTTTCGGCTGGTTGAGTATTCCATCCAACACAATCATCTTCACATGATCGTTGAGGCTGAGTCTCAAGATGCCCTCTCCCGGGGCATGAAGTCGATTGCTGCTCGTTTTGCATTGGCTGTGAATCGTGTCTTCAAGCGAACCGGTCAGGTGATTGCAGGCCGCTATCACGTTCAGCTTCTCACTTCGCCGCAGCAGGTGCGCAACGCTCTTCGTTATGTACTTCTCAACATTCGGAAGCACTTCAAACAGCGGAACGGTCATGCGCCACCGGTGAAGATTGACGAGGCCTCTTCGGGCAGCCAGTTCGACGGTTGGCGCGCAAGCTCTGAGAGCTTGCGCGTGAAGGCATCCATCCAGGAAGATGTAGGAGTCGCCAAGGCAGCGAGCTGGCTTCTCAGCAAAGGCTGGCGCAGACGCGGCCTAATCGACCTCTCCGCAATACCTGGCTAA